The DNA sequence ATGCGTCGTCGGAGTATTCTAGGGGTGATTGGGAGGCGAAGTAGTCATGGACTGCTCTGGCTTGTGCTAGACGGCTTTGCCGGTGAGCGATTTCGTCGATTACGTTCGTATATTTCGTGATAGCTTTCTCGCGCCTGCGTTCTAGTGTGGCGTATTGAGTATCGTAGTTATCTGCGTCCATCATGTTGGTAGCTGCAGTGTTCAGTAGTTGGTTGATAAGGATTGTTACTTCATCAATTTCGCATGCAAGTTGATCGCGTTGATACTCAAGCTGGTTCGTGTTTAACACAGTCGATTGGAGAATGTTCAAGACGTAATCAGTTCCGTCGTGGTGTGTGACGCGTTCTTTTAGTGCGTATGTGAAGGCCTGCCGTATTTGTTCGTCAGTAACATGTGGTGTGCTACAGCGAGTGTGCTTGCCTTCGTATTTGTTGTTGCAACGCCAAATGAAGCGTTCATATTTTGTCCCAGAGTGCCACTTTTTCCGTCCAAAGCTTCCCTGACATTGTCCGCATCGGATTTTGGAAGAGAATACGTGGTGCGGGTTTGAATACGCGATGGAGCGTTGTGTGAATTGGGTTTGAACGCGGTCCCAAACATCTGGATCGATGATTGGTGGGTGATGTCCTGTTACATAGTATTGGGTGACTTCTCCTTCGTTTTTCTTCACCGTCTTTGAAAGAAAGTCAAGGGTAATTGTTTTTTGGAGCAAGGCATCGCCTTTATATTTTTCATTGCGTAAGATGGAGCGAACGGTTGATGCGCACCAGCGAGTTTTCCCTCGTGGTGTGGGCATCCCAAGGCGTGTGAGGCTAGTGGCAATTGCCGAGGGAGTCTTCCCTGAAAGAAATTCTGCGTATATGCGGCGCACTGTTATTGCTTGGTCTTCATCGATCTGTATGTTTCCATCTTGACCTTTGGTATATCCCAGAAGCGAACTGTATGGGATCATGGCCTTTCCTTGAGCGAAACGTTTGCGGTGCCCCCACGTAACATTTTCGGAAATCGAGCGGGATTCTTCTTGGGCAAGGCTAGACATGATGGTGATGAGGAGCTCGCCTTTGGAGTCGAAAGTGTAGATGTTTTCTTTCTCAAAGTAGACCTCTACCCCAGCTTCTTTGAGTTGGCGTACAGTCGTTAATGAATCGACAGTATTGCGTGCGTGCTCATCATGCTGATTGGTGAATTGAGAATTAGTTGTTGAGATACCTCGGCATGATGTTTGTTCAACTGGTCGGACTTCACACTCACAAGTACACGGCAACCACAACGATCATTTTCACATTTACCATTTACATACTTCCGTTACAGAATTCGCCTGCGATTTTATTCTGAGCCGGACCCCTTGCCTCGTCGAGTCGGGGACGCTTACACTAGTTGAAGGATGAACAATAGAAATAATGCACCACGGAACTGCAGGCTGAATAATCTCCTCCCCAATCTCAAAAACGAAGGGTGGGGATTCATCCAGCATAATCACGGTCACAGTACATGCGAAGTACACACCAGGTATGGCGACCGGAAGTCAGGACCGAACCCGTATCTGAATGACCCACTAGCTAACACACACTACGTGGTCGGGCCCAGTTCTACCCAATTGAGATATGGGATCCGTTTTCAACACCACTTTTTCACGGACTTTCAACGCCTTACGACTTTAGTGATAGTCGAGGGCGTGCAGTGCTATACCGACCAACAGAAGGGCGCCCGTTTTCCTTGTACGAAAGTCGCTCCCGTGGGCTTCCCGGATGGCACCTACCATCGCGGACATCTCCTGGCATCCGAATTTGGTGCAGGTATGGAAGCGATCAACCTTATCACTATGCCAGCTGCTGTTAATCAGTATTTGAAG is a window from the Arcanobacterium buesumense genome containing:
- a CDS encoding recombinase family protein; this translates as MWLPCTCECEVRPVEQTSCRGISTTNSQFTNQHDEHARNTVDSLTTVRQLKEAGVEVYFEKENIYTFDSKGELLITIMSSLAQEESRSISENVTWGHRKRFAQGKAMIPYSSLLGYTKGQDGNIQIDEDQAITVRRIYAEFLSGKTPSAIATSLTRLGMPTPRGKTRWCASTVRSILRNEKYKGDALLQKTITLDFLSKTVKKNEGEVTQYYVTGHHPPIIDPDVWDRVQTQFTQRSIAYSNPHHVFSSKIRCGQCQGSFGRKKWHSGTKYERFIWRCNNKYEGKHTRCSTPHVTDEQIRQAFTYALKERVTHHDGTDYVLNILQSTVLNTNQLEYQRDQLACEIDEVTILINQLLNTAATNMMDADNYDTQYATLERRREKAITKYTNVIDEIAHRQSRLAQARAVHDYFASQSPLEYSDDAWNLLVNHAVVDEHGSIHVVFNKAQEQYVIASKG